TCTAACATCCTTGCAGGAGCAGACCTTATTAGGCGTAAAGAAAGCAAACCCGCCTATGGATTGACTTTTACCCTACTAACAACTAGTGATGGACGGAAAATGGGCAAGACAGAAAAAGGCGCCCTGTGGCTGGATGCCGAAAAGACTTCGCCTTATGATTTTTATCAGTATTGGCGCAATGTTGATGATGCTGATGTGGAAAAATGTCTGGCCCTCTTGACCTTTTTGCCGATGGATGAGGTTCGGCGTTTGGGAGCTTTCAAGGATAAGGATATTAATATTGCGAAAAAAACGCTGGCTTTCGAAGTGACCAAATTGGTTCACGGTGAAGCCGAAGCTGAAAAAGCTCAGCAAGCCGCTGAAGCATTGTTTGGCGGTAAAGGTGCGCTCGATAATGCGCCCACAGCAGCTATATCTCCTGAGACGGTAGGTACTAAACTGATTGATGTCCTGGCGCTGACAGGCATTATTACCACCAAGAGTGAAGGCCGCCGCCTTATTCAGCAGGGCGGGCTGTCTATTGGCGATATTAAGGTGACTGATTTGGATTTCTTGCTGACGGCCGATCTTTTTGATAATAATAGTGTTCTGATTCGCAAAGGCAAAAAGGGTTATCACCGGATTGTTATAGCATAAAATTTATTTAAAAACTTACATCCTGAACATTTCCGCTAGGCCGATAAATTTTTTGCTAAACAGAAAAAATAAGTCATGTTTATAGTATAAGAAGCACTGTTTGCCGATTTATGGCAAATAGTGCTTCTTAATTAATATACAAGAACGTGTTTATAAATTTGATTAGCGATTTTTTTACGCGAAAAGCAGTAGTTTATTGCACCAAAATGGCTGGTGTATCATATATATACTAAGCATAAAGAAGGCATTATGGAACAGAAACAAGGGGGGAGAACAATGAGGTTCTCCGTAGGAAGACGAAAGGGAGTTTCTCATCTGACGATTGTCATTACGGCACTGATTGTTCTTACAGGCGCGGTTCTCGGATTGATTGAAATTCATTTAAAACCGACACTTCTTACAATCGCCGAAACAAAAGCCACCTTAATTGCCACGCAAGTTATTAATAATGTCATTAATGATCGGGCTAGCTTAAATATTGATGCCCAAAATCTTGTCCAAGTGCGCTTAGATAATAAAGGTCGCGTCGCGCTGATTCAGCCTAATACGATGGAGTTTAACCGTCTTGCTGCCGATACGACGATTAAGGTACAAGATGCTTTGCAAGAAATTACGGAAGAACAAATATCCATCCCCATTGGGCAAGTATTAGGCAGTCAGCTGCTCGCTAGTATGGGGCCCAAAATTGTCGTCACCGTCATCCCGATGGGGACTGTACAAGTTCAGGTTGTGGATAAATTTGAACAAGCTGGTATTAATCAAACGCGTCACATGGTTTATTTAGTTGCTACTACGCAAATTCGAATTGTTGTGCCTCTTGTGAGTAAAAGCGTCAGCGTGAACACGCAAGTTCCTATTGCTGAGTATGTCGTTGTTGGTGAAGTTCCTAGTACATATGTGCAATTTCCTTATCCTTTGCCAAATGAAGGGGCAAGTGGTACAGCAAATATGAATCCGTTGCAATAGTTAACATGTGGATTATTTTGTTTCAATATATAATTCAGGAGGAATAGCCGCGATCAATGATGAGACTTCATTGCAATAACAGAGAATTAGGCGATGTAAAGCACGTGTGCAGCTAGTGTAGAGAACATGACGATCTGTTTTACTTTCATAACTTTTTTTATCAACATTCACAATAATGACTCCATCGAATTCCAGTCCTTTTGCTAGATAAGTCGGAATGACGACAACGCCACGGCTAAAAGTTGCATCGTCAGTGGCTATGAGATGCATTTTTGTTTTGGTGCGTAGGACGGGATAGATTTTCTCTGCCTCCTGGGCTGTTTTACAAATGACTGCGATGGAGCGGCAACCATCAGCTTGAAGTCCTTCGATGGTATGGAGGATGCTATCTGTAAGGCAAGACGGCTCTTGTATGTGCATGAGTTCAGGGAGTTTACCAGGTCGATTTACGCTAGCTAAGACTTGCTGGCCGCCTAGGAGTTCTGTCGAAAATTTTTGAATTTCTCGTGTTGAGCGATAACTGCGTGATAGTTTTAAAATGAGTGGGTTTTCTACTGCAATTGCTTGACCTGCTTCTTTAAAACTGGCAACTTGAAGACAAGGATGAATGGATTGGGCAGGATCTCCCAGTACTGTCCATGAGCAGTGCGGAAAGAGCCGGGCTAAAATTTTATATTGCAGTATTGTGTAATCTTGGGCTTCGTCGATGACGAGGTGTTTCATGTCGTAATTAGCTGGAAAACCTTCGAGTATTCCTTTGAAATAAAGGAGAGAAAATGAATCTTCATAAAAAAGCTGACCAGAATCTAATTGGGAAAGCGTTTGAGT
This genomic window from Pelorhabdus rhamnosifermentans contains:
- the tyrS gene encoding tyrosine--tRNA ligase, translating into MSVLDTLKERGFVQQLTHEEEIAELLAKEKITFYIGFDPTADSLHVGHFLGMMVMAHMQRAGHRPVCLIGGGTAMVGDPSGKSDMRKMMTQETIRNNGERFKVQMQRFIDFSDDKALMLNNADWLLKLNYVEVLRDVGVHFSVNRMLTAECFKQRLERGLSFLEFNYMLMQGYDFLELNRRLGCIMQMGGDDQWSNILAGADLIRRKESKPAYGLTFTLLTTSDGRKMGKTEKGALWLDAEKTSPYDFYQYWRNVDDADVEKCLALLTFLPMDEVRRLGAFKDKDINIAKKTLAFEVTKLVHGEAEAEKAQQAAEALFGGKGALDNAPTAAISPETVGTKLIDVLALTGIITTKSEGRRLIQQGGLSIGDIKVTDLDFLLTADLFDNNSVLIRKGKKGYHRIVIA
- the yunB gene encoding sporulation protein YunB; its protein translation is MRFSVGRRKGVSHLTIVITALIVLTGAVLGLIEIHLKPTLLTIAETKATLIATQVINNVINDRASLNIDAQNLVQVRLDNKGRVALIQPNTMEFNRLAADTTIKVQDALQEITEEQISIPIGQVLGSQLLASMGPKIVVTVIPMGTVQVQVVDKFEQAGINQTRHMVYLVATTQIRIVVPLVSKSVSVNTQVPIAEYVVVGEVPSTYVQFPYPLPNEGASGTANMNPLQ